A region of Rhizorhabdus wittichii RW1 DNA encodes the following proteins:
- a CDS encoding beta-lactamase domain protein (PFAM: beta-lactamase domain protein): MTDPQIREAARIVEAASNARPAVIRSFFDEDTFTVTHVISDPATAKAAIIDSVLDFEPASGRTSFASADKVIDYIHSEGLEVEWLLETHAHADHLSAAPYLQEKLGGTLAIGRHILTVQEVFGKIFNEGTRFARDGSQFDRLFDDGDRFKVGSIEAIALHVPGHTPADMTYVIGDAAFIGDTLFMPDYGTARADFPGGDARTLFRSIRRLLSLPDQTGLHLCHDYKAPGRDTYAWETSVGEEREHNVHVRDGVSEDQFVAMRETRDATLGMPRLILPSIQVNMRGGHMPEPEDNGTSYLKLPVNTL; encoded by the coding sequence ATGACCGATCCGCAAATCCGTGAAGCCGCCCGCATTGTCGAGGCCGCGAGCAATGCGCGGCCCGCGGTCATCCGCAGCTTCTTCGACGAGGACACGTTCACCGTGACCCACGTCATCTCCGATCCCGCGACCGCCAAGGCTGCGATCATCGACAGCGTGCTCGATTTCGAGCCGGCTTCGGGGCGCACGTCCTTCGCGTCGGCTGACAAGGTGATCGACTATATCCATAGCGAAGGTCTTGAGGTCGAATGGCTGCTCGAGACGCACGCTCATGCCGACCATCTCTCAGCCGCGCCCTATCTTCAGGAGAAGTTGGGAGGCACGCTCGCGATCGGCCGTCATATCCTCACGGTGCAGGAGGTGTTCGGCAAGATCTTCAACGAGGGCACGCGTTTCGCCCGCGACGGCTCGCAGTTCGACCGCCTGTTCGATGACGGCGACCGCTTCAAGGTCGGGTCGATCGAGGCGATCGCGTTGCATGTTCCCGGCCACACCCCCGCCGACATGACCTATGTGATCGGCGATGCGGCGTTCATCGGCGACACGCTGTTCATGCCCGACTATGGCACGGCCCGCGCGGACTTCCCCGGTGGAGACGCCCGCACGCTTTTCCGGTCCATCCGGCGCCTGCTCTCGCTGCCCGATCAGACGGGCTTGCATCTCTGCCACGACTACAAGGCCCCTGGGCGCGACACCTATGCCTGGGAGACGTCGGTGGGAGAGGAGCGCGAACATAATGTCCATGTCCGCGATGGAGTGAGCGAGGACCAGTTCGTGGCCATGCGCGAGACGCGGGACGCGACGCTCGGAATGCCCCGGCTGATCCTGCCGTCCATTCAGGTCAACATGCGCGGCGGTCACATGCCGGAGCCGGAAGACAACGGCACCAGCTATCTGAAGCTCCCGGTCAACACGCTGTAA
- a CDS encoding phage integrase family protein (PFAM: phage integrase family protein), producing MPTSKLTKRAVDALVPPSKKQTVLWDTELKGFGVRVLPSGLKTFIVQYRNAEGIKRRINIARYGVLTVDQARDQAKLKLAAVIGGEDPADEVRQARKGMTVEEMCDWYLTEARAGNILGRKNLPIKKSSLDMDESRIKTHIKPLLGKRIVKHLTIADVEQMQTDVKDGKTAKPRSGGRGGMATGGAGVAARCVGTLQAIIGHAKHKGLLDAHPTQGAKKLAGKKKTRRLNVAEIVLMGKAMAYAERNGENPVALGVLRTLLLTGYRREEGQAMHRAWVNGAGGYVAFPDTKGGAQIRAIGPAAVKAVESQPVIVGNPHAFPSEVGRGPFTAVSACLQRVAKLAGIEGITPHTLRHTFGSVAGDLGFSELTIRAMLGHASQNVTQDYIHIDEALKLAVRRTSDEIERLLAEGAAKSTQLQLAA from the coding sequence ATGCCAACCAGCAAGCTGACCAAGCGCGCGGTCGATGCGCTCGTGCCGCCGTCGAAAAAGCAGACCGTGCTTTGGGATACCGAGCTGAAAGGCTTCGGCGTGCGCGTGCTGCCGTCCGGCCTCAAGACGTTCATCGTCCAGTATCGCAACGCCGAGGGCATCAAGCGCCGCATCAATATCGCGCGCTATGGCGTGCTGACGGTCGATCAGGCACGCGACCAGGCCAAGCTCAAGCTGGCGGCCGTGATCGGCGGCGAAGACCCCGCCGATGAGGTTCGCCAGGCGCGCAAGGGAATGACGGTCGAGGAGATGTGCGACTGGTATCTGACCGAGGCTCGGGCGGGCAATATCCTCGGCCGCAAGAACCTGCCGATCAAGAAATCGTCGCTCGACATGGATGAGAGCCGCATCAAGACGCATATCAAGCCGCTCCTGGGCAAGCGGATCGTCAAGCATCTGACGATCGCTGATGTCGAGCAGATGCAGACCGATGTGAAGGACGGGAAGACGGCGAAGCCGCGCAGCGGCGGCCGGGGCGGCATGGCGACCGGCGGCGCCGGTGTGGCGGCGCGCTGCGTCGGCACGCTCCAGGCCATCATCGGGCATGCGAAGCATAAGGGCCTGCTGGACGCTCACCCGACGCAGGGAGCGAAGAAGCTGGCCGGTAAGAAGAAGACCCGGCGCCTGAACGTCGCCGAGATAGTGTTGATGGGCAAGGCGATGGCCTATGCGGAGCGCAATGGCGAGAACCCTGTCGCCCTCGGCGTGCTGCGCACGCTCTTGCTGACCGGATACCGCCGTGAGGAAGGCCAAGCGATGCACCGAGCCTGGGTCAATGGAGCCGGCGGCTATGTGGCATTCCCCGACACCAAGGGCGGCGCGCAGATTCGTGCGATCGGCCCTGCGGCCGTCAAGGCCGTCGAGAGCCAGCCGGTGATCGTGGGCAATCCGCACGCTTTCCCCTCGGAAGTCGGGCGGGGGCCATTCACCGCAGTCAGCGCCTGCCTCCAGCGCGTTGCCAAGCTGGCGGGGATAGAGGGCATTACGCCGCACACGCTGCGCCACACCTTCGGCAGCGTGGCGGGCGATCTCGGTTTCTCGGAGCTGACGATCCGCGCCATGCTTGGCCATGCCTCGCAGAACGTCACCCAAGACTACATCCACATCGACGAGGCGCTCAAGCTCGCCGTGCGGCGAACGTCCGACGAGATCGAACGGCTGCTTGCGGAGGGCGCGGCTAAATCGACACAACTCCAGCTTGCGGCATGA
- a CDS encoding aldehyde dehydrogenase (PFAM: aldehyde dehydrogenase): MTTANDLSRLSAKARDFIGGTKGLFIGGEWRAAERGETLPVTDPSSGDEVGRIAQASPADVDAAVQAARRALEDPAWARMRPHQREEIMLRLADLIRDEAGSLAEIETVNSGKLIANTRLFDADLSVHTLRYMAGWATKLHGETMDLSVPYLPNLRFNGFTRRFPVGVVAAITPWNVPLCQAVWKLAPVLATGCTIILKPSELTSLTALRLAELCDAAGVPPGVVNVVTGTGEVTGRALIEHPGVDKINFTGSTRVGQLIAEQAARSFKHYNLELGGKSPLIIAEDADLEKAIPGAAWAIYGNSGQNCCAGSRALIHERHFDAVVAGVAEIAASIRLGPGLDPASMMGPLVSADHRARVAGHVDRAREAGARVIGGEIVESAGSYFTPAVITGLDHGHPTVQQEIFGPVLCAFPFKDDEEALRIANDTAFGLGASIWTEGLRTANRYFERLKTGTVWINTHNILDLSLPFGGAKQSGVGFELGHEGILSHTVIRAGVMLDEG, translated from the coding sequence ATGACGACGGCCAACGACCTTTCGCGGCTGAGCGCGAAGGCGCGCGACTTCATCGGCGGCACCAAGGGGCTGTTCATCGGCGGCGAATGGCGCGCCGCCGAGCGCGGCGAGACGCTGCCGGTGACCGATCCGAGCAGCGGAGATGAAGTGGGCCGCATCGCGCAGGCCAGCCCCGCCGACGTCGATGCCGCCGTGCAGGCCGCGCGCCGCGCGCTGGAGGACCCCGCCTGGGCGCGGATGCGTCCGCACCAGCGCGAGGAGATCATGCTCCGCCTCGCCGATCTGATCCGCGACGAGGCGGGGTCGCTGGCCGAGATCGAGACGGTCAACAGCGGCAAGCTGATCGCCAACACCCGCCTGTTCGACGCCGACCTGTCGGTCCACACGCTGCGCTACATGGCGGGCTGGGCGACCAAGCTCCACGGCGAGACGATGGACCTGTCGGTCCCCTATCTTCCGAACCTGCGCTTCAACGGGTTCACCCGGCGCTTCCCGGTCGGCGTCGTCGCCGCGATCACGCCATGGAACGTGCCGCTCTGCCAGGCGGTGTGGAAGCTGGCGCCGGTGCTGGCGACGGGCTGCACGATCATACTCAAGCCGTCCGAGCTGACCTCGCTCACCGCGCTGCGGCTGGCCGAGCTGTGCGACGCGGCCGGGGTTCCGCCGGGGGTCGTCAACGTCGTCACCGGCACCGGGGAGGTCACCGGCCGGGCGCTGATCGAGCATCCCGGCGTCGACAAGATCAACTTCACCGGCTCGACCCGGGTCGGCCAGCTTATCGCCGAACAGGCCGCCCGCAGCTTCAAGCATTATAATCTCGAACTCGGCGGCAAATCGCCGCTGATCATCGCCGAGGACGCCGACCTGGAAAAGGCGATCCCCGGCGCGGCCTGGGCGATCTACGGCAATTCGGGGCAGAATTGCTGCGCCGGATCGCGCGCGCTGATCCACGAGAGGCATTTCGACGCGGTGGTCGCCGGCGTCGCCGAGATCGCGGCGTCGATCCGGCTCGGGCCGGGGCTCGACCCGGCGTCGATGATGGGCCCGCTGGTCAGCGCCGACCATCGCGCCCGCGTCGCCGGCCATGTCGACCGCGCCCGCGAGGCCGGCGCCCGCGTCATAGGCGGCGAGATCGTCGAGAGCGCCGGAAGCTACTTCACCCCGGCGGTGATCACCGGCCTCGACCATGGCCACCCCACCGTGCAGCAGGAGATCTTCGGCCCGGTGCTGTGCGCCTTCCCGTTCAAGGACGACGAGGAGGCCCTGCGCATCGCCAACGACACCGCCTTCGGCCTCGGCGCCAGCATCTGGACCGAGGGGCTGCGGACCGCCAACCGCTATTTCGAGCGGCTGAAGACGGGCACGGTGTGGATCAACACCCACAACATCCTCGACCTCTCGCTGCCCTTCGGCGGCGCCAAGCAGTCCGGCGTCGGCTTCGAGCTGGGCCATGAGGGGATATTGTCGCACACGGTGATCCGCGCGGGCGTGATGCTCGACGAGGGTTAG
- a CDS encoding TonB-dependent receptor (PFAM: TonB-dependent receptor; TonB-dependent receptor, plug), which translates to MTNLHFAARRAAPVARASAGATAFKTRLARDIAAPAFVAALACCPLSPAFAQDGIVLPEVDVDSASEAPSTGSGERISSSRLRNLQAGSSDTAAILQSVPGVSGFGAGGFSTLPVIRGLEAQRLTVLVDGVAIASACPNDMNPPLSYTDPQTVGAIDVITGVSPVSYGGDSIGGIIRVESAPPRFAKQGDTLLTGEISAFYRSNGDGFGGSLSMTAASDKISLTYNGSYTQADNFKGGGSLGIVRSSEYAKTDHSLSLAAQVGSGLVELKGGYHFAPYEGFPNQYMDMTSNKSWFLNGHYAGVFDWGNLDVRASWRDTDHAMNFLADKGGTATGGMPMNTEVHSAGYAVQAEILLGGAGTLRLGNEFQHQWLNDFWPPVAGNMMMGPNAFINVNGGKRDRLGTFLEWEKSWDRGFTLVAGIRNDQVWMNTGTVAPYGTGMMQMADVMAAAAFNAADRKRHDSNWSGTLLARYALSPHAEIEFGYARKVRSPNIYERYSWGRGGMASRMIGWFGDGNGYVGNLALRPEKADTLSAALSVHGGGKDGWSLKIAPYFTHVDDYIDAVKLADFTDTAGRPTAFDQLQFANQKAEIYGIDLSAAVPLWSSSSAGSARLTARASWLHGENLADHGPLYHQMPFNAALGLEHRIGGLETRIDLTVVGEKDRVDPTRNEPRTGSYALLDVQLAYRIDNVRLTLGADNLFDAAYYAPLGGMSLGDLKATGVLRPVPGRGRSVNAGVTISF; encoded by the coding sequence ATGACGAATTTGCATTTTGCCGCGCGGCGCGCGGCACCTGTGGCGCGTGCTTCTGCCGGCGCTACCGCTTTCAAGACCCGCCTGGCACGCGATATTGCTGCCCCCGCCTTCGTCGCAGCGCTGGCCTGCTGCCCGCTCTCGCCGGCCTTTGCACAGGATGGCATTGTGCTGCCGGAGGTCGATGTGGACTCGGCCAGCGAAGCGCCGTCGACGGGATCGGGCGAAAGGATCTCCTCATCTCGCCTCCGCAACCTTCAGGCCGGCTCGAGTGATACTGCCGCCATTCTTCAAAGCGTGCCAGGTGTCAGCGGCTTCGGCGCCGGGGGCTTTTCGACCCTGCCGGTGATCCGCGGCTTGGAGGCGCAGCGCCTGACCGTGCTCGTCGACGGCGTGGCGATCGCCTCGGCCTGCCCGAACGATATGAATCCGCCCCTGTCCTATACCGATCCGCAGACCGTGGGTGCGATCGACGTCATTACGGGCGTCTCGCCGGTCAGCTATGGCGGCGACAGCATCGGCGGGATCATCCGCGTCGAGAGCGCTCCGCCCCGCTTCGCGAAACAGGGCGATACGCTGCTGACAGGTGAAATCTCGGCCTTCTATCGCAGCAATGGCGATGGCTTCGGCGGTTCGCTTTCAATGACGGCCGCGAGCGACAAGATCAGCCTGACCTATAACGGCTCCTATACCCAGGCCGACAATTTCAAGGGCGGTGGATCGCTGGGCATCGTGCGATCGAGCGAATATGCAAAGACCGATCACAGCCTGAGCCTGGCCGCGCAGGTCGGCAGCGGCTTGGTCGAGCTGAAGGGCGGCTATCATTTCGCGCCCTACGAGGGGTTTCCCAACCAATATATGGACATGACGTCCAACAAGTCCTGGTTCCTGAACGGGCACTATGCAGGCGTCTTCGATTGGGGCAATCTCGATGTGCGGGCGAGTTGGCGCGACACCGACCATGCCATGAACTTTCTCGCCGATAAGGGTGGGACGGCTACTGGCGGAATGCCGATGAACACCGAAGTCCATAGCGCCGGATACGCGGTCCAGGCCGAAATCCTGCTGGGCGGTGCCGGAACGCTGCGTCTCGGCAATGAATTCCAACACCAGTGGCTCAACGATTTCTGGCCGCCCGTCGCGGGAAACATGATGATGGGGCCGAATGCTTTCATCAACGTCAACGGGGGGAAGCGCGATCGTCTCGGCACATTCCTCGAATGGGAAAAGAGCTGGGATCGCGGGTTCACGCTGGTCGCCGGCATCCGCAACGATCAGGTCTGGATGAATACGGGGACGGTCGCGCCCTACGGCACCGGAATGATGCAGATGGCCGACGTGATGGCGGCCGCCGCGTTCAATGCAGCCGACCGCAAGCGGCACGATAGCAATTGGAGCGGCACGTTGCTTGCTCGATATGCGCTGTCGCCTCATGCGGAAATCGAGTTCGGCTATGCCCGGAAGGTGCGTTCGCCGAATATCTACGAACGGTATAGCTGGGGCCGCGGCGGCATGGCGAGCCGGATGATCGGGTGGTTCGGGGACGGGAATGGCTATGTCGGCAACCTCGCGCTTCGCCCGGAAAAGGCGGATACGCTGAGCGCCGCTCTGTCGGTTCATGGCGGCGGCAAGGATGGCTGGTCGCTGAAGATCGCGCCTTATTTCACTCATGTTGACGACTATATCGACGCCGTGAAGCTGGCGGACTTTACCGACACGGCGGGCAGACCGACCGCTTTCGATCAATTGCAATTCGCCAACCAGAAGGCGGAGATTTATGGCATCGACCTGTCGGCCGCCGTCCCGCTCTGGTCGTCCTCATCGGCAGGGAGCGCACGACTGACCGCGCGCGCGAGTTGGTTGCATGGCGAGAACCTGGCGGACCATGGACCGCTCTATCACCAGATGCCGTTCAACGCGGCGCTGGGGCTGGAACATAGGATCGGCGGACTGGAAACCCGGATTGACCTGACCGTCGTCGGCGAGAAGGATCGTGTCGATCCGACCCGCAATGAGCCGCGAACGGGAAGCTATGCGCTGCTTGACGTCCAGTTGGCCTATCGCATCGACAATGTGCGATTGACGCTCGGCGCGGACAATCTGTTCGACGCGGCCTATTATGCTCCGCTCGGCGGGATGTCGCTCGGGGATCTGAAGGCGACCGGCGTTCTTCGCCCGGTCCCGGGCCGGGGGCGGTCGGTCAACGCAGGCGTCACGATCTCGTTCTGA
- a CDS encoding Methyltransferase type 11 (PFAM: Methyltransferase type 11; Methyltransferase type 12) — protein MDDAGENLDSLAAHDWAGQAGTRWLAQLDRFEGMIEPIGKALLAQAAYTASETVVDVGCGGGWTTRQIAAAVGNTGFALGLDISADLVAAASERATRAGLANIRFEQGDAAIAMPEEAPFDRLFSRFGSMFFAQPYPAFANLRRMLREGGRLDIAVWAPVAENPWQRSIMGVISEQIDLPTPQPRAPGPFALAEQDYVIDLLQSAGFSDIKFDVWTGDQRIGGPGSDAESAARFVLDGMHIGDLVRPSGAEVREAIQRDLAALFERNRDDDGVRMGAKAWLVSASA, from the coding sequence ATGGACGATGCTGGCGAGAATCTGGACAGCCTTGCCGCGCATGATTGGGCAGGCCAGGCAGGCACGCGCTGGCTCGCCCAGCTCGACCGTTTCGAGGGCATGATCGAGCCGATCGGCAAGGCGCTGCTCGCCCAGGCCGCCTATACCGCCAGCGAAACGGTGGTCGACGTTGGGTGCGGCGGAGGCTGGACGACCCGGCAGATCGCCGCGGCCGTCGGGAATACCGGATTTGCGCTGGGCCTCGACATATCGGCCGATCTCGTGGCGGCCGCGAGCGAACGGGCAACGCGCGCAGGCCTCGCCAATATCCGCTTCGAGCAAGGCGATGCGGCGATAGCCATGCCGGAGGAAGCGCCGTTCGATCGGCTGTTCTCGCGCTTCGGCTCGATGTTCTTCGCCCAGCCATACCCTGCCTTCGCCAATCTGCGCCGGATGCTCCGCGAAGGCGGGCGGCTCGACATTGCGGTCTGGGCGCCGGTCGCCGAGAATCCCTGGCAGCGCAGCATCATGGGAGTCATCAGCGAGCAAATCGACTTGCCGACGCCTCAGCCGCGTGCGCCGGGGCCATTCGCGCTGGCCGAACAGGACTATGTGATCGACCTTCTGCAAAGCGCGGGATTCTCCGACATCAAGTTCGATGTCTGGACCGGCGATCAGCGCATTGGCGGACCCGGCAGCGATGCCGAGAGCGCCGCGCGTTTCGTGCTGGACGGAATGCACATCGGCGATCTCGTTCGGCCGAGCGGCGCAGAGGTGCGTGAGGCCATTCAGCGGGATCTTGCCGCGCTGTTCGAGCGCAACCGCGACGATGACGGCGTTCGCATGGGCGCCAAGGCCTGGCTGGTAAGCGCCAGCGCGTGA
- a CDS encoding TonB family protein (TIGRFAM: TonB family protein), with protein sequence MLASYQGQLWARISARKPRGLNLSGVAMVRFAVGRAGELISVELAASSGNAALDRLALRTVRNAGPFPPPPATVEGDQLVFTIPFSFH encoded by the coding sequence GTGCTCGCGTCCTATCAGGGTCAGCTCTGGGCACGAATTTCAGCGCGCAAGCCCAGGGGGCTAAACCTGTCCGGCGTCGCCATGGTGCGCTTTGCCGTCGGTCGTGCCGGCGAACTGATTTCCGTCGAGCTTGCGGCATCCAGCGGAAACGCGGCGCTGGATCGTTTAGCGCTCCGGACGGTCCGCAATGCTGGTCCCTTTCCACCGCCTCCCGCGACGGTGGAAGGGGACCAGCTCGTCTTCACGATCCCCTTCAGCTTTCATTGA
- a CDS encoding protein of unknown function DUF81 (PFAM: protein of unknown function DUF81), with protein MTLEPVQYLLGAGSGSLVGFTLGLVGGGGSILAVPLMVYLVGVASPHVAIGTSALAVAANAGANLVPHARQRTIKWRCAGMFAAAGVAGAYAGSTLGKAFDGQKLLFLFALLMILVGALMLKKRGDPGNPDVQCRRENAPKVIGYGSATGLFSGFFGIGGGFLIVPGLMASTGMPMRNAVGSSLVAVTAFGLTAALNYAFSGLVDWGLAAVFIGGGIVGGIAGAALSHRLSGHKGALNTIFALLIFVVAAYMLWRSAAAIWN; from the coding sequence ATGACGCTCGAACCTGTCCAATATCTGCTCGGAGCCGGATCGGGTTCGCTCGTCGGCTTCACGCTCGGCCTCGTGGGGGGCGGCGGGTCGATCCTCGCCGTCCCCCTCATGGTCTATCTCGTCGGCGTCGCCTCGCCCCATGTCGCGATCGGCACCAGCGCGCTCGCGGTTGCCGCCAATGCCGGCGCCAATCTCGTTCCCCATGCCCGTCAGCGCACGATCAAGTGGCGCTGCGCGGGCATGTTCGCCGCCGCCGGCGTCGCGGGGGCCTATGCCGGATCGACGCTCGGCAAGGCCTTCGACGGCCAGAAGCTGCTGTTCCTGTTCGCGCTGTTGATGATCCTGGTCGGCGCACTCATGCTGAAGAAGCGCGGCGATCCCGGCAATCCCGATGTCCAGTGCCGCCGTGAGAACGCGCCCAAGGTGATTGGCTATGGCAGCGCCACCGGCCTGTTCTCCGGTTTCTTCGGCATCGGCGGGGGCTTCCTGATCGTTCCGGGGCTGATGGCTTCGACGGGGATGCCGATGCGCAATGCCGTCGGATCGTCGTTGGTCGCGGTAACGGCCTTCGGTCTTACGGCCGCGCTCAACTATGCCTTTTCCGGGCTGGTCGATTGGGGACTTGCCGCGGTGTTCATCGGCGGCGGCATCGTCGGCGGTATCGCCGGCGCAGCACTTTCGCACCGGCTGTCGGGTCACAAGGGCGCGCTCAATACGATCTTCGCCCTGCTGATCTTCGTGGTCGCCGCCTACATGCTGTGGCGCAGCGCGGCCGCAATCTGGAACTGA